The Sinomicrobium kalidii region TTGCTGAACAGTGTATTTTCCGGTTCTTTTTTTGTACGGGGCCCGGCGGTTTCTTTTACAGGCTGTACCAGAGTTGCCAGTTGTACTTTTTCTCCTTCAAACAAAACTGCCCTGGCCAGCGGGGTGAGCACCAGGCGTCCGTTTTCGTGAAAGCGGACTTCCAGTATGCCCCGGTTGACCATTTGGATAATATATTGCTGCAAATCCCGCCACGAAATATCTTTTACGGTACCGTATGTTTTTATCTGGTTGTACCCTTTTTCAAAAACCGCTGCATTTTGCGCCCCCCGAAGCACATCCGCCACCATTCCCAGGGCTTCCTGTTCTTTTAACCGTGCTACGGCGGAGCACACTTTCTGAGCAAGCACCGTACCGTCAAAATACCGGGGCGGGGTTTTGCAGATATCACAATTACCACAGTTTTCAGACAGGTGCTCCCCGAAGTAATTGAGCAGGGCCACCCTGCGACAACTGAGTGCTTCCGCAAATTGCTGCATGCGCTCCAGCTTGGCCAGCTGAAATGTCTTTGTAGACGAATCTTCCGCAAACTTCCGCAGCTGTATAACATCGGAAAAACTATAGAACAAAAGGGTATGTGCAGGTAGTCCGTCACGGCCGCTACGGCCGATTTCCTGATAATATCCTTCGATATTCTTGGGCATATTGTAATGTATGACCCAACGGACATTGCTTTTGTCGATCCCCATACCGAATGCAATAGTGGCTACTACTACAGATGAACGGTCGTGAATAAAATCTTCCTGTACGGCTGCACGTTTATCTGCAGGCATTCCGGCATGATATGCACTGGCTTTATAACCATTTTGCCGTAATTTTTCAGCAAGCTTTTCCGTGCCTTTCCGACTGAGGCAATAAATAATCCCGCTTTCTTCGGGCCTGACACGCAGAAAATCCAGGATATGCCGGATACGGTTATTCCCGGGACGAACTTCGAGATAGAGGTTCTTCCGGTCAAAAGAAGCCATATGTTGCGATGCCTCCGGAATGTTCAGCTGCCGGCGTATATCTTCCCTTGTGGTCTGATCTGCCGTCGCCGTAAAAGCCGCTACCGGAGCCCCGGGGAAAGTGGTTTTTAAATTTTCCAAACGGGTATAGGCCGGGCGGAAATCGTGTCCCCAGGCCGATATACAATGGGCCTCATCCACCGCGATAAGGTTTATGGAAGTGTTTGTCAGCAAAGGAATAAGCTGTGGAAGGCTTTCCGGGGCAACATACAATAGCTTCAGTTTTTGCTCCCGAAGTCCGGAAAATACTTTTTCCTGCTCTTCCGGAGACTGCATACTGCTGTAATATGCGGCAGCAATACCATTGGCCTGCAAAGCATCGACCTGATCTTTCATCAGGGCAATGAGCGGTGATATCACTACAGCCGTGCCGGGCATCATCAGGGCGGGTAACTGGAAACACAGCGATTTGCCCCCTCCGGTCGGCATTACGGCAAGCACATCCTTTTTGTGAAGTATATCGGTAATTATATGTTCCTGGTTGGGACGAAAACTGTCGTACCCGAAATGTGTTTTCAGAACCTGTAAAGTATGCTTCGTATCAATCATGGGTAGTAGAAAACAGAAAATTAAGAATGTGTGAATAAACCGCAATGAGAATTATAAAACGCCCATTGCATAAAAGAAGTCGGCTCACCCGATAAATTTATAAACGGTAATTAAAACCCCCACCATTAGCCCATAAAAGAATATTTATCTTACTTTCCCGGGCTCCTATCTCGTTCTCCAGACGTTTCTCTATATTCTCAAATCGCTTTTCTATACTTTCAAACCTCTGAAGTACCTTCTCCATGCCGCTTCCTGTTTTCATTTCAATTAGCGCTAAGATAGGCGTTTTTATCTTTTCGGGCAATTTTTCCGTTTGTTCATTCATGTCGGTGATCTTCATTATCAAACGTTTAAATTTAATACACTTGAAAAGGTTTTTAATCCCGGATTCCCTGAGAGAATATTTTCAGAGAA contains the following coding sequences:
- the recQ gene encoding DNA helicase RecQ, producing the protein MIDTKHTLQVLKTHFGYDSFRPNQEHIITDILHKKDVLAVMPTGGGKSLCFQLPALMMPGTAVVISPLIALMKDQVDALQANGIAAAYYSSMQSPEEQEKVFSGLREQKLKLLYVAPESLPQLIPLLTNTSINLIAVDEAHCISAWGHDFRPAYTRLENLKTTFPGAPVAAFTATADQTTREDIRRQLNIPEASQHMASFDRKNLYLEVRPGNNRIRHILDFLRVRPEESGIIYCLSRKGTEKLAEKLRQNGYKASAYHAGMPADKRAAVQEDFIHDRSSVVVATIAFGMGIDKSNVRWVIHYNMPKNIEGYYQEIGRSGRDGLPAHTLLFYSFSDVIQLRKFAEDSSTKTFQLAKLERMQQFAEALSCRRVALLNYFGEHLSENCGNCDICKTPPRYFDGTVLAQKVCSAVARLKEQEALGMVADVLRGAQNAAVFEKGYNQIKTYGTVKDISWRDLQQYIIQMVNRGILEVRFHENGRLVLTPLARAVLFEGEKVQLATLVQPVKETAGPRTKKEPENTLFSKLRQLRSEIASEEKVPAYIVFSDASLKDMESRLPVNAEEFEQVSGVGQVKSEKYANRFLKVVAAHREEQLKQLPTQDRTFVLYREGLTVEEIAKKRELKEDTILGHFLTKHREGEDVELTQFISSEETKAVGKAREKLGDPESLRSYFDYFDGEMPYWKIRFGLYLAGAE